TGCGGAGATGAGGTCGTAAAAGCGGTCGCCTTTGTTATCAAAGCGGGCACTGCGCTCCCCGGCAATCTCTGTCAGTAACGCAGGCTGAAGAACACGTTTTCCACTGGCATCCACTTCCGCCATGTCCGCCATCATTTCAAGCGTATTTAACGCCCGACGCGCATCGCCGTTAACCAGTTCGGCTATCGCCCGGCGTGTTTCATCCGGCAGCACGATATCCTGACCGCCATAGCCACGCGCGTTGTCTTGCATCGCCTGGCTCAACACCTGCTCAATATCGTCGGTGGTCAGCGATTTCAACAAATAAACGCGCGCTCGCGATAACAGCGCGGAGTTCAGCTCAAAGGAAGGGTTTTCGGTTGTGGCGCCGATAAAGGTGATAGTACCGTCTTCGATGTGCGGCAAAAACGCATCCTGCTGGCTTTTATTGAAGCGGTGAACTTCGTCGACAAACAGGATAGTGCGGCGGCCCGCGTTACGGTTCTGACGAGCACGTTCAATGGCTTCGCGGATCTCTTTCACGCCAGAGGTGACAGCCGAAATACGTTCGACATCCGCATTGGCATAACGGGCGATCACTTCGGCAAGGGTGGTTTTCCCGGTGCCTGGCGGCCCCCACAGGATCATGGAGTGCAGATGACCCGCCTCGATGGCGCGAGGCAATGGTTTCCCCGCAGCCAGCAGATGCTGCTGACCAATATACTGCGCTAAATTTTCTGGCCGCATACGCGCGGCCAGTGGCTGAAAGGTATTATCAGAAAAATCGAGCGACAGATTGCTCACTCACATGCCTCTACTTACGTTGGTCGTCTACCGTTACGCCTTGCGGAGGGGTAAAGGTAAATTTCGATGCTTCTACAGCGCCATTCTGCTGAGACTTCAGCTGATAGTTGCTGCGCTGACCATCTTGCTCTACCGCACTAAACTGATGAATGGTGCCGTCACGTCCGACATTGATGGTGAACTGCTTCAGGTTCCCGTTGCTGGTTTTCGGCGTCAGGACGAAGTCATCGCCGTTTTGCTTAATATTGTATTGCTGCCAGTCGCTGGACTGGTTGCGGGCAATCAGCATAAACGGCGTATTGCCTGTCGCATCCTTCAACCAGGTCGCCGTTGCCTGCTCGACAAAGGGGTTAAAGAACCACAGTGTTTTACCGTCAGATACCAGAATGCTCTCGTCAGGCTGCGTCATATGCCAGTTAAACAGATTTGGGCGCTTAACCCATAAATCACCCTGACCTTCCTGAACCGCTGCACCGCTACCGTCGGTCACTTTCTGAGTGAAGCTGGCGTGGAAGCTGCTGACTTTATCCAGACGACTTTTCAGATCGCTGGCGGCATCGGCCCATACGCTGCTCACGACAAAGCTTGAGAGTAATGCACAGGTGATTGCGATTTTTTTCATTGTTATTCCTCAAAATACGTCACTCCCGATGGGGAGATCCCTCTGCTATCCATTCCAGGCCAAAAATCAGCATGAGGAAAGAAGAAAATACTGAATTCTTATTTATTTACCGATCTTTGCAATCAATCAAAGGGAGGCGGAGCCAACACTTCTCGATTGCCGTTATGACCTTGTTCGCTGACAATCCCCTGCGCCTCCATCTGCTCGATGATGCGCGCCGCACGGTTATAGCCAATGCGGAACTGGCGCTGTACGCCGGAGATCGACGCTTTACGTTTTTGGGTCACAAAGTTCACAGCCTGATCGAATAAGGGATCCAGCTCTTCGCCACCGTCTAAGCCGCCAGCGCCGCCTTCACTTTCGCTATCGGAGGTGATGCCGTCGACGTACTGCGGACGACCGCGGGCTTTCCAGTCCTGCACGACGGCGTGAACTTCTTCATCGCGAACGAACGCGCCGTGAACACGTACAGGCGTGCTGGAGTTCGGGGCGGAGTAGAGCATATCCCCCATCCCGAGCAGCGATTCCGCGCCGCTCTGATCGAGAATGGTACGGGAGTCGATTTTGCTCGACACCGTAAAGGCGATACGCGTTGGTATGTTCGCTTTAATCAGGCCGGTAATGACATCAACCGACGGACGCTGGGTGGCCAGCACCAGGTGGATACCCGCAGCACGCGCTTTCTGCGCCAGACGCGCGATCAGCTCTTCCACTTTTTTGCCGACGGTCATCATCAGGTCAGCAAATTCATCCACCAGTACAACGATATACGGCAGTTTTTCCAACACCGGATGCGTGGCATCCATGCTGTCGCCCGGTTTCCAGTATGGGTCCGGAATCGGACGTCCCATGCGTTTCGCCTCGGCAATCTTCTCGTTGTAGCCCGCCAGGTTACGCACGCCCAACGCTGACATCAGCTTGTAGCGGCGTTCCATCTCGTTGACGCTCCAGCGCAGAGCGTTGGCGGCGTCTTTCATGTCAGTAACCACTTCCGTTAACAGATGCGGTATCCCTTCATAAACCGAGAGCTCCAGCATTTTCGGATCGATCATGATAAAGCGAACGTCTTCAGGCTGTGCTTTGTAGAGCATGCTGAGGATCATGGCATTCACGCCGACCGATTTACCGGAACCGGTGGTACCGGCAACCAGAAGGTGCGGCATTTTCGCCAGGTCAGCCACCACGGGCTCACCGGCAATGTCTTTACCCAACACCACAGAGAGCGGCGACGGGTTATCGCGAAAGCGCGCGCAGTCGAGCACTTCACGCAGATAAACGGTCTGACGTTTTTTATTCGGCAATTCCAGACCGACGTAAGGTTTACCTGGAATCACTTCCACTACGCGCACCGCAACGGTAGACAGCGAACGGGCCAAATCGCGCGACAGGTTGGAAATACGCGCCGCTTTCACGCCCGGCGCCAGATTCAGCTCGAAGCGAGTGATCACCGGACCCGGCGAGTAGTTCACAACATCCGCTTTAATGCGGAAATCCGCCAGTCGAGCTTCGACCAGGCGTGCCATTTGCTCAAGCGCGAAGGTATCCACCGGCTCAATTTCTGTTGGCGGCGGCGTCAGCAGATCTAATGACGGCAGCGGCGTGGTCGGTTTAAGCGCCGGACGACCGTCACCGTTACGCATCAGCAACGGGTGAATAAGGCTTTCCTTTGGCTGTACAACAGGCTGCTGATACTGCGGCGGCTGTACAACAGGCTGTTGTGGCTGCTGGTATTGCGGAGGCTGTACGACAGGTTGCTGTGGCTGCTGGTACTGCGGCGGCTGAACAACAGGCTGCTGTGGCTGCTGATATTGCGGCGGCTGTACGACAGGCTGCTGTGGCTGCTGGTACTGAGGCGGCTGTGCAACAGGCTGTTGTGGCTGCTGATATTGCGGCTGTTGAACAGGCGCAGGCTCCGGCATCACGCCCGGGGTAAACAACGGCTCATGCGGTCCCTCATCCACCAATGTTTTCATGGGGGAGAATTCAAAATCATCCAGCGAGAATGGATTCGCGCCTGAGGGTTGTTCACCGGAATAACGCTGTTGCTGTGAAGAGGCAAACTGGCGCGCCAGCTCGGCTTCAGCGGCGGCATCTTCGTCTTCCGGTTGAGACACATCGTGCTGATACTCTTCGCCGTAACGATGCTGCTGCGATTGTGCAAACTGGCGAGCCAGTTCATCTTGCTGCATCGCCTCGATTTCGTCTTCAGAGTACTGCATATCAGAATCGAGACGCCCCGCCTCACGCGCTTTCTCTTCCGCCATTCGTTGAGAAGGTAATTTGATGCCGTACGATGCCAGCTCGCGGCGCGTTGGAACACGCACACGATTGGGTCTCGGTAACTGCGGTCCAATACCTTCTTTAACTTGCGGACGTGGCGCACCGCTCCCCGCAAGACTAAACACCGGCGCTGCAGCAGCAGCTGTCGCCCCTGCCGCTATCGTTGCGTCTTTCACGCCTGCGGCTAATGGCGCAACGGCGGCAATGGATTCCACTGGCGGTACAGCCGCCGTCACGGGTGAAGAATATCTCACCGGCTCAGGTTCTTTCACGGGTTCAGGAATGGGCTGATACCATGCCGCAAGTTGCTCACGCTCACGCGCACGCTTCTCTTCCACCTCTTCAAAATAGTAAAGCGGTGGGCGAGCAGGTTTAGATTCCTCAACCTCTGGCTCAGGCTCAACGACAGCAGGTTCCGGTTGATAAACTGGCTCAGACGGATGCACCGGCGCTTGTGAGTAAACCGGTTCAGGTTGCCAGCTTTGCTCCGCAACGGATTCCTGTGGCTGCCATGGCGTCTGCGGTTGTGGTACTACAGGCTGTTCGTAGCCAGGTTCCGCAACCGGTGGCGCATAATAGTGCGGCTGAGGTTCAACTGGCGCGGGTTGCTGCCAGGGTTCATGCGCGGGAACCTGAGGTTGAACATATTGCGACGGTTGCGAATACCCTTCCGGTGCTGGGGCAATAACGGGGTCGGTATATTCCGGCGCAGGGACAGGTTGCCATTGCATCTCAGGTGCAACAGGCACAGGTTCGGCGCCGGGAATCGATGGTGTTTGTAACGCGGGATCGGCAGGCGCGGCCCAGGCTTGCGTAGCCGCTGTTGCTGCTGCGGCGGCGACTACCGGCTCGGTGACCGAGTGACCATTGAGCAGCGGATCATATTCTTCATATTCAGGCTGAGTCGCACGATGCCCGGAGAACAGCACGTCGTTAGGATCGGCAGGTACGCCACGTGCGCTGTATTCAATTTCGTCTTCATCATCCATGCGTTTGCCGGAAAACAGCGCCGCATCGGTATGACGACCGCGTGGGTTGGTAAACTTCTCTGCCAGACGTTTGCGTCGCGCCAATGCGCCCCGGAGAATACGTGCGCGTCGGGACTCTCGTTTTACACCGTCAACTTCATCGGCAAACTCGTCGTCATCTTCATACTCTTCATCATCGACCCACGTATCATCACGACGGGTACGATTGCTGGCGAATGTCAGAAGATTGAGCAGCCAGCCGCCTAATTTTTCGGCAATGCTGACCCACGACCACCCCGTAAACAGCGTCAGACCGGCGGCCCAGATGCACAATAACGCGATGGTTCCCCCACTGCTGTGCAGCAAAGGTTGAAGCGTCGTGCTCAGCAAACTGCCAATCACGCCGCCAGAGGCGAAATACCAGATGTCATCAGCATTAATTGCCGCAAGACCGCAGGAGGTCAGAATGAGCGCCAGCACGCCAATCACGCGCAACGACACGGCAAAATAATCGATATATTCGTCGCTGGCCTGATGTCGCCAGGCAAACCAGCATCCCCCCACCATAATGACCGGGATGGTGTAAGCCATTACGCCGAATATGAAGAACAAGGTGTCAGCCAGCCAGGCTCCCGGCATACCGCCCAGATTATGGATAGGTTCGTGCCATGCCGTTTGCGACCAACTGGGATCTGAGGGATTAAAACTCAGTAAGGCAGCCATCAACCAGACGGCAAAAAGGGCAATAAGGATCAGCAACGCTTCCAGAAGTCGGCGCCCGCTGCTTAACTTTGTCAATGTGACTTCTTTGTCTTCAGTGTATTCCTGGCTCAAAAAAGGCTCTCCAGGTTTCAGGCTTTTCCTGCCCGATGCTAAAACGGACAACAGCACCGGGTCGCCCCGGCACTGTTGCTGTATGGATTAACAGGAGTGTAATCAAAGTGCGTCGATTTTGCACCTGTTCCGTGTTAGCGCGTCTTAATTACCAGACGATTGCTCTGTTTTACTTCTTCCATCACCACATAGGTACGTGTGTCATTCACGCCAGGCAGACGCAGCAGGGTTTCCCCCAGCAGCTTACGATAGGCAGACATATCCGGCACGCGTGTTTTCAACAGGTAGTCGAAGTCACCGGAAACTAAATGACACTCTTGAATTTCTTCAAGTTTTTGTACTGCGGTGTTAAATTGCTCAAACACATCCGGCGCACCACGATTCAGAGTAATCTCAACAAAAACCAGAAGTGATGCATCCAGATAATGCGGGTTTAACAGTGCTGTATAGCCCTGAATAAATCCCTGTCTTTCCAGCCGACGAACACGCTCAAGGCAGGGTGTCGGTGAAAGTCCAACTCGTTTAGAAAGCTCGACGTTCGAAATACGGCCATCCTTTTGCAACTCATTAAGAATGTTGCGATCGATGCGGTCGAGATCTTTGCCAGGGCGCTTCTTGCTATCTACCATTATTATTGTCTCTCTGTATTCCTTCCCTACTCCTGCCTGACTCTTTGCACATCACTGTTTAGAGCCTATGCCCATCACAATAGACCGAAACCCAGAGGGATTAACGGCGCGCAATGCCGGGTCTATAGTGAGAAGACCGTTGCCTGATGGCCGCTATCGATATCACGAATGGCGTCTGTCCACACCATGCGTAGATTTCGCTAGCCGGTAAACATGGTATTTACATGCATGGTTATGCATCACACACATATCACTGTTTTCTTCTTCAATGAATGTTTTCGCAAAACAGCAGGGGATTGTCAAAGCAAAACATCGATTTTTAGTACAACATGCCAATTATTCATTGGGAGCGGTCGTTAATCGTCATTTTATCACCTTATAACGGCCCTATTTTAAGTAGAAATCATTATAGTCGCGCCCTCACCATGGCCTCTCATTGGTTCCTGCTATTACACAAATTGTTAACAAAATCGCTATACTCTTTTTTTACGCCACCAAATTCCCTACAATCCTGCCCATTGCCTGCCAACAACTATGGGGATCTCATGGGCACGACCAAACACAGTAAACTGCTTATTCTTGGTTCAGGACCAGCGGGATATACCGCTGCGGTCTACGCTGCGCGTGCAAACCTGCAACCGGTACTGGTAACCGGTATGGAAAAAGGCGGTCAGCTGACCACCACGACCGAAGTGGAAAACTGGCCTGGCGACCCAAACGAGCTGACGGGTCCGCTGTTGATGGAACGCATGCATGAACATGCGACAAAATTTGATACTGAGATAATTTTTGATCATATCAATAAGGTGGATTTGCAGAACCGTCCGTTCCGTCTGACTGGCGACAATGGCGAATACACCTGTGATGCGCTGATCATCGCCACCGGGGCTTCCGCCCGCTATCTCGGTTTGCCATCAGAAGAAGCGTTCAAGGGGCGTGGCGTTTCCGCCTGCGCCACCTGTGACGGTTTCTTCTATCGCAATCAAAAAGTCGCGGTCATCGGCGGCGGCAACACGGCCGTTGAAGAAGCATTATACCTGGCGAATATCGCTTCTGAGGTCCATCTGATTCACCGTCGCGACAGTTTCCGTGCAGAAAAAATCCTGATCAAACGTCTGATGGATAAAGTCGAAAACGGCAATATCGTACTGCACACCCACCGTACGCTTGAAGAAGTCACTGGCGATCAGATGGGCGTCACTGGCCTGCGCCTGCGCGATACGCATAACACCGACAACATTGAATCGCTGGACGTTGCGGGTCTGTTCGTTGCCATCGGCCACAGCCCGAACACCGCTATTTTCGACGGTCAGCTTGAGCTGGAAAACGGGTACATCAAGGTTCAGTCAGGCATTCACGGTAATGCAACGCAAACCAGTATTCCGGGCGTCTTTGCGGCTGGCGACGTGATGGACCACATTTACCGCCAGGCGATTACGTCTGCGGGAACAGGTTGCATGGCGGCGTTGGATGCAGAGCGTTATCTCGACGGTTTAGCCGACGCTGGCAAATAAGTTTACAAATCAGCAACAAAAGTAAAAAAGGCGACTATAAGTCGCCTTTATTTTTGCCCCGTTGTAACATTGCCCTGCCTAAAATTCTGATAACTCACCTGCTAAGCGTGCAATGAATAAAACCCGTCAAAAAGAGTTAACTCGCTGGTTAAAACAGCAAAGCGTCATCTCCCAGCGCTGGCTGAACATTTCTCGTCTGTTGGGATTTGTCAGCGGCTTATTGATTGTCGCTCAAGCCTGGATCATGGCGCGTATTCTGCAACATATGATTATGGAGAACATTCCTCGTGAAGCCCTCCTCCTCCCTTTTATCGTTCTGGCACTGATTTTTATCCTCCGCGCATGGGTCGTCTGGCTGCGTGAACGGGTCGGTTTTCATGCCGGGCAGCATATCCGCTTCGAAATACGTCGCCAGGTGTTGGATCGTCTGCAACAGGCAGGACCGGCGTGGATTCAGGGGAAGCCTGCGGGAAGCTGGGCGACGCTGGTGCTCGAACAGATTGACGATATGCACGATTACTATGCGCGCTATCTTCCACAAATGGCGCTTGCTGTCTGCGTGCCATTGCTGATCGTCGCCGCCATTTTTCCGACCAACTGGGCTGCCGCGCTGATCCTGCTCGGAACGGCGCCGCTGATTCCATTATTCATGGCGATGGTTGGCATGGGGGCGGCAGATGCCAACCGCCGTAATTTCCTGGCGCTTGCACGCCTGAGCGGCCATTTTCTCGATCGTTTGCGCGGCATGGAAACGTTACGCATTTTTGGGCGTGGGGAAGCAGAAACCGAAAGCATTCGCGCCGCGTCGCAGGATTTTCGCCAACGCACCATGGAAGTCCTGCGCCTCGCCTTTTTATCCTCGGGCGTCCTGGAGTTCTTTACCTCGCTTTCCATCGCACTGGTCGCCGTCTACTTCGGCTTCTCTTATCTTGGCGAACTTAACTTCGGGCACTATGGCACCAGCGTAACGCTTGCCGCCGGTTTCCTGGCGCTGATTCTTGCCCCTGAGTTCTTTCAGCCTTTACGCGACCTTGGCACGTTTTATCACGCTAAAGCCCAGGCCGTAGGCGCGGCTGACAGCCTGAAAACGTTTATGGAAACGCCCCTTGCCCACCCGGAACGTGGCGATATTGAGCTCACGACGAAAGACCCTGTCTCGATTGAAGCCCGGGATCTCATTATCACCTCCCCTGAAGGCAAAATACTCGCCGGTCCGTTGAATTTCTCACTGCCAGCAGGCCACCGCGCAGTGCTGGTCGGGCGCAGTGGTTCAGGGAAAAGCTCTCTGCTGAATGCGCTGTCCGGTTTTCTCTCATACCAGGGGTCATTGCGTGTTAACGACATTGAACTGCGCGATTTGTCTCCCGAATCCTGGCGTAAGCAGCTTTCCTGGGTTGGGCAAAACCCGCAACTCCCTGCGGCAACATTGCGGGAAAATGTGTTGTTAGCGCGCCCGAATGCCACTGAGCAAGAGCTCAGAGCCGCGCTCGACAACGCCTGGGTCAGTGAATTTCTGCCCATGCTGCCACAAGGGCTGGACACACCGACGGGCGATCAGGCTGGTCGGCTTTCCGTCGGCCAGGCGCAGCGCGTTGCGGTTGCTCGCGCGTTGTTGAACCCATGCAAACTGCTTTTACTGGATGAGCCAGCAGCCAGCCTGGATGCTCACAGCGAACAGCGCGTCATGCAGGCATTGAACGCCGCTTCCCGACGCCAGACCACCTTGATGGTCACCCACCAGCTCGAAGATCTGGCCGACTGGGATGCTATTTGGGTGATGCAGGACGGGCACATTATCGAACACGGTCATTATAACCAACTCAGTACCGCCAACGGGCCGTTTGCCACGTTACTGGCTCACCGTCAGGAGGACATCTGAATGCGCGCCTTGCTACCCTATTTAACGCTCTACAAGCGCCATAAATGGATGTTAACGCTTGGGATCGTGCTGGCGATCGTCACACTGCTGGCCAGCATCGGGCTGTTGACGCTGTCCGGCTGGTTCCTGTCCGCGTCTGCCGTCGTTGGCGTTACCGGCATTTACAGTTTTAACTATATGCTGCCTGCCGCAGGCGTGCGCGGCGCGGCGATTACCCGCACTGCGGGTCGCTATTTTGAACGGTTGGTGAGCCACGACGCGACATTTCGCGTCTTGCAGCATCTGCGAATTTATACCTTTAGCAAACTGTTACCCCTCTCTCCGGCGGGGCTTGCCCGTTATCGCCAGGGGGAGTTGCTTAACCGCGTAGTTGCCGATGTCGATACGCTCGATCATCTCTATTTGCGCGTCATCTCCCCAATAGTGGGTGCCTTTGTGGTGATTGTGGTCGTCACCGTGGGCCTGAGCTTTCTCGATGTCACCCTCGCGATAACGCTGGGGGGGGTTATGTTGCTGACCTTGTTCATTCTGCCTCCGCTGTTTTACCGCGCGGGGAAGAGTACCGGACAGAGCCTGACCCACCTGCGCGGACAATATCGCCAGCAGCTCACCGCCTGGCTGCAGGGACAAGCAGAATTGACGATCTTTGGCGCCAGTGAACGCTATCGGGCGCAAATGGAAAGTACGGAATTGCAGTGGCATGAAGCCCAACGCCATCAGTCTGAACTGACCGCGCTGTCACAGGCCGTCATGCTGTTGATTGGCGCGATGGCGGTGATGTTAATGCTGTGGATGGCCTCCGGCGGCGTGGGTGGCAACGACAAACCCGGTGCCCTGATCGCACTCTTCGTCTTTTGCGCGCTGGCGGCATTTGAGGCGCTGGCCCCCGTGACGGGAGCGTTCCAGCATCTTGGTCAGGTTATCGCCTCTGCGCTACGCATTACCGATCTCACCGAACAGAAGCCCGAGGTGGAATTTCCGGATACGGATTCAGTGGTGCCAGAGCAGGTGGCGCTGACGCTGCGTGATATTTCGTTCAGCTACCCTGAGCAGGCGCAAAAAGCGCTGGAATCCCTCTCGCTGCACGCGAATCCTGGCGAGCATATTGCCATTCTTGGGCGTACAGGCTGCGGCAAATCGACGCTATTGCAGTTACTGACCCGTGCGTGGGACCCGCAGCAGGGCGAGATCCTCATCAACAATCAGCCGATTTCAACGCTTAACGAAACCACGCTGCGCGCCACCATCAGCGTCGTACCGCAGCGCGTACATCTGTTCAGCGCCACGCTGCGTGACAACCTTCTGCTGGCAGCACCTGACGCCAGTGACGAAGCGCTGTCAGAAATACTGAGCCGTGTCGGTCTGGAGAAATTACTCGACGATGGCGGGCTTAATAGCTGGTTAGGAGAAGGGGGTCGCCAGTTATCCGGCGGAGAACTTCGCCGTCTGGTTATCGCCCGCGCATTATTGCACGACGCCCCGCTGATGTTGCTGGATGAACCGACCGAGGGGTTAGACGCCACAACCGAAAGCCAAATGCTTGAATTGCTTGCTGATGTTATGCGAAATAAAACGCTGTTAATGGTCACGCACCGCCTGCGCGGGCTGTCGCGTTTTGATCAAATAATAGTGATGGACAACGGGCAAATTATTGAGCAAGGTAATCACGCAGATCTGTTAGCCAGGCAGGGTCGTTATTACCAGTTTAAGCAACGTCTGTAAGCTATTATTGAACGATCCGACTTGCGTACTGGAGTTGTGCTGTCATGCGCCTGGTTCAGCTTTCTCGCCACTCAATAGCCTTCCCTTCCCCGGAAGGCGCTTTGCGCGAGCCCAATGGGCTATTAGCCCTTGGGGGCGATCTTAGCCCCGCCCGCTTATTAATGGCGTACCAGCGGGGCATATTTCCGTGGTTTTCGCCTGGCGATCCGATTCTCTGGTGGTCCCCCGACCCTCGCGCTGTTTTATGGCCGGATCACTTTCATCTGAGTCGCAGCATGAAGCGCTTTCACAAACACTCGCCCTATCGGGTGACGCTGAATTATGCTTTTGACCAGGTCATTGAAGGCTGTGCCAACGATCGCGAGGAAGGGACATGGATAACGCGCGATGTGGTGGAGGCTTATCATCGTTTGCATGAATTAGGCCACGCGCACTCCATTGAAGTA
This Citrobacter enshiensis DNA region includes the following protein-coding sequences:
- the rarA gene encoding replication-associated recombination protein RarA; this translates as MSNLSLDFSDNTFQPLAARMRPENLAQYIGQQHLLAAGKPLPRAIEAGHLHSMILWGPPGTGKTTLAEVIARYANADVERISAVTSGVKEIREAIERARQNRNAGRRTILFVDEVHRFNKSQQDAFLPHIEDGTITFIGATTENPSFELNSALLSRARVYLLKSLTTDDIEQVLSQAMQDNARGYGGQDIVLPDETRRAIAELVNGDARRALNTLEMMADMAEVDASGKRVLQPALLTEIAGERSARFDNKGDRFYDLISALHKSVRGSAPDAALYWYARIITAGGDPLYVARRLLAIASEDVGNADPRAMQVAISAWDCFTRVGPAEGERAIAQAIVYLACAPKSNAVYTAFKTAMADARERPDYDVPVHLRNAPTKLMKEMGYGQEYRYAHDEPNAYAAGEEYFPAEMAQTRYYHPTKRGLEGKIGEKLAWLAEQDQNSRTKRYR
- the lolA gene encoding outer membrane lipoprotein chaperone LolA, whose translation is MKKIAITCALLSSFVVSSVWADAASDLKSRLDKVSSFHASFTQKVTDGSGAAVQEGQGDLWVKRPNLFNWHMTQPDESILVSDGKTLWFFNPFVEQATATWLKDATGNTPFMLIARNQSSDWQQYNIKQNGDDFVLTPKTSNGNLKQFTINVGRDGTIHQFSAVEQDGQRSNYQLKSQQNGAVEASKFTFTPPQGVTVDDQRK
- the ftsK gene encoding DNA translocase FtsK — translated: MLLSVLASGRKSLKPGEPFLSQEYTEDKEVTLTKLSSGRRLLEALLILIALFAVWLMAALLSFNPSDPSWSQTAWHEPIHNLGGMPGAWLADTLFFIFGVMAYTIPVIMVGGCWFAWRHQASDEYIDYFAVSLRVIGVLALILTSCGLAAINADDIWYFASGGVIGSLLSTTLQPLLHSSGGTIALLCIWAAGLTLFTGWSWVSIAEKLGGWLLNLLTFASNRTRRDDTWVDDEEYEDDDEFADEVDGVKRESRRARILRGALARRKRLAEKFTNPRGRHTDAALFSGKRMDDEDEIEYSARGVPADPNDVLFSGHRATQPEYEEYDPLLNGHSVTEPVVAAAAATAATQAWAAPADPALQTPSIPGAEPVPVAPEMQWQPVPAPEYTDPVIAPAPEGYSQPSQYVQPQVPAHEPWQQPAPVEPQPHYYAPPVAEPGYEQPVVPQPQTPWQPQESVAEQSWQPEPVYSQAPVHPSEPVYQPEPAVVEPEPEVEESKPARPPLYYFEEVEEKRAREREQLAAWYQPIPEPVKEPEPVRYSSPVTAAVPPVESIAAVAPLAAGVKDATIAAGATAAAAAPVFSLAGSGAPRPQVKEGIGPQLPRPNRVRVPTRRELASYGIKLPSQRMAEEKAREAGRLDSDMQYSEDEIEAMQQDELARQFAQSQQHRYGEEYQHDVSQPEDEDAAAEAELARQFASSQQQRYSGEQPSGANPFSLDDFEFSPMKTLVDEGPHEPLFTPGVMPEPAPVQQPQYQQPQQPVAQPPQYQQPQQPVVQPPQYQQPQQPVVQPPQYQQPQQPVVQPPQYQQPQQPVVQPPQYQQPVVQPKESLIHPLLMRNGDGRPALKPTTPLPSLDLLTPPPTEIEPVDTFALEQMARLVEARLADFRIKADVVNYSPGPVITRFELNLAPGVKAARISNLSRDLARSLSTVAVRVVEVIPGKPYVGLELPNKKRQTVYLREVLDCARFRDNPSPLSVVLGKDIAGEPVVADLAKMPHLLVAGTTGSGKSVGVNAMILSMLYKAQPEDVRFIMIDPKMLELSVYEGIPHLLTEVVTDMKDAANALRWSVNEMERRYKLMSALGVRNLAGYNEKIAEAKRMGRPIPDPYWKPGDSMDATHPVLEKLPYIVVLVDEFADLMMTVGKKVEELIARLAQKARAAGIHLVLATQRPSVDVITGLIKANIPTRIAFTVSSKIDSRTILDQSGAESLLGMGDMLYSAPNSSTPVRVHGAFVRDEEVHAVVQDWKARGRPQYVDGITSDSESEGGAGGLDGGEELDPLFDQAVNFVTQKRKASISGVQRQFRIGYNRAARIIEQMEAQGIVSEQGHNGNREVLAPPPFD
- the lrp gene encoding leucine-responsive transcriptional regulator Lrp, with product MVDSKKRPGKDLDRIDRNILNELQKDGRISNVELSKRVGLSPTPCLERVRRLERQGFIQGYTALLNPHYLDASLLVFVEITLNRGAPDVFEQFNTAVQKLEEIQECHLVSGDFDYLLKTRVPDMSAYRKLLGETLLRLPGVNDTRTYVVMEEVKQSNRLVIKTR
- the trxB gene encoding thioredoxin-disulfide reductase, with protein sequence MGTTKHSKLLILGSGPAGYTAAVYAARANLQPVLVTGMEKGGQLTTTTEVENWPGDPNELTGPLLMERMHEHATKFDTEIIFDHINKVDLQNRPFRLTGDNGEYTCDALIIATGASARYLGLPSEEAFKGRGVSACATCDGFFYRNQKVAVIGGGNTAVEEALYLANIASEVHLIHRRDSFRAEKILIKRLMDKVENGNIVLHTHRTLEEVTGDQMGVTGLRLRDTHNTDNIESLDVAGLFVAIGHSPNTAIFDGQLELENGYIKVQSGIHGNATQTSIPGVFAAGDVMDHIYRQAITSAGTGCMAALDAERYLDGLADAGK
- the cydD gene encoding heme ABC transporter permease/ATP-binding protein CydD; protein product: MNKTRQKELTRWLKQQSVISQRWLNISRLLGFVSGLLIVAQAWIMARILQHMIMENIPREALLLPFIVLALIFILRAWVVWLRERVGFHAGQHIRFEIRRQVLDRLQQAGPAWIQGKPAGSWATLVLEQIDDMHDYYARYLPQMALAVCVPLLIVAAIFPTNWAAALILLGTAPLIPLFMAMVGMGAADANRRNFLALARLSGHFLDRLRGMETLRIFGRGEAETESIRAASQDFRQRTMEVLRLAFLSSGVLEFFTSLSIALVAVYFGFSYLGELNFGHYGTSVTLAAGFLALILAPEFFQPLRDLGTFYHAKAQAVGAADSLKTFMETPLAHPERGDIELTTKDPVSIEARDLIITSPEGKILAGPLNFSLPAGHRAVLVGRSGSGKSSLLNALSGFLSYQGSLRVNDIELRDLSPESWRKQLSWVGQNPQLPAATLRENVLLARPNATEQELRAALDNAWVSEFLPMLPQGLDTPTGDQAGRLSVGQAQRVAVARALLNPCKLLLLDEPAASLDAHSEQRVMQALNAASRRQTTLMVTHQLEDLADWDAIWVMQDGHIIEHGHYNQLSTANGPFATLLAHRQEDI
- the cydC gene encoding heme ABC transporter ATP-binding protein/permease CydC; amino-acid sequence: MRALLPYLTLYKRHKWMLTLGIVLAIVTLLASIGLLTLSGWFLSASAVVGVTGIYSFNYMLPAAGVRGAAITRTAGRYFERLVSHDATFRVLQHLRIYTFSKLLPLSPAGLARYRQGELLNRVVADVDTLDHLYLRVISPIVGAFVVIVVVTVGLSFLDVTLAITLGGVMLLTLFILPPLFYRAGKSTGQSLTHLRGQYRQQLTAWLQGQAELTIFGASERYRAQMESTELQWHEAQRHQSELTALSQAVMLLIGAMAVMLMLWMASGGVGGNDKPGALIALFVFCALAAFEALAPVTGAFQHLGQVIASALRITDLTEQKPEVEFPDTDSVVPEQVALTLRDISFSYPEQAQKALESLSLHANPGEHIAILGRTGCGKSTLLQLLTRAWDPQQGEILINNQPISTLNETTLRATISVVPQRVHLFSATLRDNLLLAAPDASDEALSEILSRVGLEKLLDDGGLNSWLGEGGRQLSGGELRRLVIARALLHDAPLMLLDEPTEGLDATTESQMLELLADVMRNKTLLMVTHRLRGLSRFDQIIVMDNGQIIEQGNHADLLARQGRYYQFKQRL